The region CTCTTTCTCGTTGGGCTCCATCCTCCCGATCGGCCAATATTTTGGTTCCAAACCATGATTGTTGAACAACCGGAACCCAGGCCCACTTTCCGGAAGAAGCTACTATCGGACCAGATGCCAACAGTCAGAGGCTTTTTTGCATTTCAATGATACTGAAGAGGACAACGATTCGACTTTCCAAAACCCATTTAATCATTTTGAGGAAACTTCTAAGCGTCGCGGATTGAATCCCGACTCATGACCCGTGGAGAAATGGGCATAATTTTCGCCAGGGTTGCCTCCGGTTATTTTATTATGTGGCATGAAGATTGAGAGTCTTTAATGAAGTGGATAACATAATTATGGCAGACGAATCGACAAATGCTGCTCATAACCGACGTTGAGGATCAGCCATCCGTGAATGACTGCGTGGAATGAGATGATAACATAAATGCTAATGCTGCATTACCAGTATGAAGACTCTAAAATTCTAAATTCTACCTACTTACCCAGCTTGATAAGATGCTACTATAACGGCGAAACTCGAGAACGAAGTGAAGACATAAAACAACATTTCTTTAAACTTGGGAATCATTGGCCTTCTCCTGGTGCTGAATCTGGTTGGCAACCTTGTCCAAACCAATCTGGGCAGCAATACGCTCTCGTCGTGCTCGGTCCTCAGCACCAGAAGTGTCGTGGAAGAGCTGGTCGACCTCTTCGAGAGAGAGACCCTTGAGCTCgggaaggatgaagatggcgtACAAGAAGCCGACAACACAGAAGCACATGAAGACGATGTAAGTCTTGTAGCCAATGCTTTCGATCATGTGAGGGGTAACCATGGCCACGGTGAAGTTCATCTATAATGGTGATTAGCGAGGTTGACAGTGGCAACATACTGAAGAAGGCGTACAATCCAGTTCGCACCGGAAGAGACACTCATACCCTTAGCACGCATGTCGAGAGGGAAGACTTCAGCGGATACAACCCAAGCTAAGGGACCCCAGGTGCAGGCAAAGTTGGCAATGTACCAGTAGATCTGATATGTAACCGTTAGCGGCTGCTCGATTGTCTGCTAGTATCATGCGACTTACAAAGAAGACAGCGGCGTTACCAGCCTTCTTGTTGGTATCGAATTTGTCACCGTAGACGGCAACGATAGCGGCAATAATAGCGTGAGAGATGCCCATGTTAGCTTCGCCCCAGGCAAGGAGAGGCTTTCGACCGAACTATACCAGGCTGTCAGTTACTGCAAATGTGTTGAGAGTCATTGTAAAAAAAAGGGTACACACGTTGTCGACGAAAAGGACGGCAGGGATAGTGAAGACAAACTGGACGATACCGACGATACCAGTGGCCAAAAGACTAATGGTACCACCAGCACCGGCACCACTAAGACCGATCTGTTCGAAGATAGTAGGAGCGTAGTAGATGATAGCGTTGATACCAGTCCATTGTTGCAAAGTCTGGCAACCGGCACCAAGCATGAGTCGGTGAAGTAGGGGCTTGGTAGTGAACAACCTCTTGTATTCGGCCATGGTGACTCGGAAGTTGACGTCCTCCTGGCCGTATCGCTCCTTGGCGGCCTCACGCTCGACAAGACGCTCGGCCTGAAGGGCACGGAACTCGTACTGGACTTCGGGGGCATCCTCGGTAGACTTTCGGAGCATGGCCAAGTTGGTAAGACATTCCTCCTCACGACCTATcaggatgatgataagCGATATGTCGATTGAAAGCAGGAGACAAGCACTTGCCTTTAAGCATGAGCCATCGgggggagaaaggaaggaagcaaGAACCGACACAGAGAACCAGAGCAGGAACGAGCTGGAGACCGAGAGGAATTCGCCAAGCGGCGGTAGTCTGGCCGGCACCGGTACCACCAATGTCTGGTTTACCGCGTTAATTGGTACTGGCACTAGAATCCGACAAAAGTTACTCACAGTTAGTACCGTAGCCGATCCAGTAAGAAATCATGATTCCGAAAGTAATGGCCAATTGTTGAAGAGCGACCAGAGAACCCCGAATACCGGGAGGAGCCAACTCGGCATTGAACATAGGAACAAGCATAGAAAGAGCACCGATACCCATACCTGCGAACCATCGACCAGCTGGACTTAAGTGTGAGCACTGCCGTCATCACTGGGATAACCGCGAAAAGTTTTACTCACCGTAGATGCACGCGACGTTAGAGTTGGCACCGGTTTGAATGGCAGTACCCATCATAAAGACGATACACCAGGCGGAAATGGAGAACTGAGTGAACATGTTAGCggtgggaaaggaaggaaggaaggaaagaaaagaaaagacgCAATCGCTCACCTTTCGGGAAAACCTGTCAGCCAGAGGACCAGCCATGAGAGCACCGAGGAAAGCACCAAGTTCGAGAATAGAGGTCAAGAGACCCTTGGTGTCAGTGTTGTCCAACTGCAGACGGAAGAATTAGGAGATGCAGTGTGAAAGAAATTGGCGAGAACTTACAGTAGCCATGTATCGCTGCTCAAAACTGTACATGACTTGGACTTGACCGAAAACACCCTGTAATGTAGAATGTGAGCAGATGGCAGGTGATCGAGGAATGGTTAACATACCTGGTTGTAACCATATAGCACACCGCCGATAGAAGCGAAACAGGCCAAACCAAGAGCTCGGCCGTTATTGAAGAGACCCCGCCAACCTCCATTTTGGTTTTGAGTGAGGAGAGCATCAAAGtcaccaccagcagcagcaccaCCGCccattgttgttgttttttgTGTTGTGACTGGTGTGTGCGTATAGAATGTATTCTCCAGCTAGATTTCTTGAGACGATGTAAATTATTGTTATGTGGTTGGAAGATTGAGTGGCAATataatatatatatatatataacTCGTTGAAGGAGGTCGGGAAGAGATTCGCCCTCGAGTCTTTCTTATTATCATGGAGGACAGCCGAGAGGGCCGGAT is a window of Cryptococcus neoformans var. neoformans JEC21 chromosome 10 sequence DNA encoding:
- a CDS encoding hexose transport-related protein, putative, which translates into the protein MGGGAAAGGDFDALLTQNQNGGWRGLFNNGRALGLACFASIGGVLYGYNQGVFGQVQVMYSFEQRYMATLDNTDTKGLLTSILELGAFLGALMAGPLADRFSRKFSISAWCIVFMMGTAIQTGANSNVACIYAGRWFAGMGIGALSMLVPMFNAELAPPGIRGSLVALQQLAITFGIMISYWIGYGTNYIGGTGAGQTTAAWRIPLGLQLVPALVLCVGSCFLPFSPRWLMLKGREEECLTNLAMLRKSTEDAPEVQYEFRALQAERLVEREAAKERYGQEDVNFRVTMAEYKRLFTTKPLLHRLMLGAGCQTLQQWTGINAIIYYAPTIFEQIGLSGAGAGGTISLLATGIVGIVQFVFTIPAVLFVDNFGRKPLLAWGEANMGISHAIIAAIVAVYGDKFDTNKKAGNAAVFFIYWYIANFACTWGPLAWVVSAEVFPLDMRAKGMSVSSGANWIMNFTVAMVTPHMIESIGYKTYIVFMCFCVVGFLYAIFILPELKGLSLEEVDQLFHDTSGAEDRARRERIAAQIGLDKVANQIQHQEKANDSQV